From the genome of Dermacentor andersoni chromosome 3, qqDerAnde1_hic_scaffold, whole genome shotgun sequence:
GCAGAGAAAACATCATGGGGTGCAAGTGAGTGGAGCGTCCCCGCAGCACACATCTGTCATTGCCAATTTTCCCTCAGCAAGCATCACGCATCGCCATGAGACATATCCCTCTGTGCATCCACCAGATTCGgtctttgcatttcggcatatcTTGTAAATGGTGTAGTGCATAAATATAAATATAGAATTGGCATGAAGTTACATgttgcataggatgaaaataaacaaaatagtgTGCATCTTCATTAGTTATATAGTGTTCATTTaccacttcactaaagcttcATTTCAAATACATGTGTATTggttctgcacattttttttttctagtatcgTATCCTTGTGTTGGCTTTCTAACAATAATGTTCATGGTTTTGCTTAACAATTTGGTGCACTGGCTTTCCAATGCTACAGGATGGAAACTGGCCAACCAGCCAAGGTGGAGACGGCCGCCAACATTTTCCGGGAGCTTTGCTACAACTATCGTGATCAGCTGGTGGCTGGGATAATCTGCGCGGGTTGGGACCGTCAGAATGGTGGCCAGGTAAGAAGCTTATTGGTGTATTTGTCAAGGATTGATGGTGAGCtagtcgcactctccgaaccggaggggatggggcgacaacaaacccaccccgcgtgcgtttactgatggttcgactgctgaccggcgataaggtccacgcctgatcgaccgtgaaccagaggcatgagacggagGGCGATGTGCAacacacacattcaatttaataaaacaaaATCATGCGCGAGACATAATGAAAGGAAAAGAACATACAACTACAGGTAGTGGGTCCtagctcgcggaaggcgtgcgggtcacacaacacacgccctgacgccactcgcgcgacactaagcccaccacgtgggaaccattaacactcgcgaaataacaaaaaatacgCGACAAAAGTGAAAAATACACGTGACAATAAACGCGGCAAAccctacactaacagaacatacaataattaacacgcgatggataaataaatgaaagatgaaacgcgattaaaaaaatacagtccggcggaaagttctgagagatGTTGAACACGTGGCGTGGGCTTATCTGCGGAGTGTCGAGTAGGGCATGCCTGACCCCAGTAAATGTGTCTAACACACATCATCTCCCActgaaaatgcctattttcggcctgcctCAGGAACATCTTAATTTAGGAAATGGTAGCTCACAATGAATTATTACAGTATTTGCCCGATCCTaattcatctttttttctttttcaagaaaattCGGCAAAAGCTTTCTTGCACAGTGTAAGCCGATCTGAAACCAACCAAAACAGCATTAGTAAGGCCTTATTGGCACCTGTAGGGGTGAGCACTAAGGTATATATTGCACTAAGCTATATCTTGTCTCTCTGTACGTCCAGGTATACATGGTTCCACTGGGAGGCATGCTGTTGCGTCAGCCTGTGGCAATGGGTGGCTCAGGCAGCACCTATGTGTATGGCTACGTCGATGCCAACTACAAGCCTGGCATGACCAAGGAAGAGTGCGTCAAGTTTGTCACAAACAGTAAGTTTGCTGAGCATACAGAGACGTGCGTTTTTCccttaatagagaggtttagaataggggccccaaacattTGGGGCACCAGAAAAATAGTGTCGAAGCTGCTGCGTATGCGCGAGACACAAACTGTATGTGGGCTTTGCATCGGGCaagctatttcactgatttagagGGAGCCCCAAAAGCTGCCGCAAAAGATTTgcataaacaaacatggcggcacccatcgaagcaaCGTCTCTaatctagcaccaaactgggctcgatttGTGGTACTgcatgaagttcgcaagctagaagtgactgcagttattgctttctctcaactagcgtgcgTTATGAAGATTAATTCATTAGATGCTACTGATTcggaattcgattgtggatttcaTGGCTCAAAAGCCTAACACgacttagcttggctggtgaaggcacgtaaagtttgttactcaaaactaagtgcaactaattgtttgctgctaaaGAATAAcgtctaaattgtaattaaatgctaAAACATGAAAGTCATAATTACTattataaaatggtatattttatttaattatttctaatagcttttctttgacgccgtagtggtgctgtcagtgcaagacgctatccgcaaatgcaaagccctattctaaaactcttcactcctgcatgcctcaccgctaacacccgcaaagctctttggggccccaaactattggggcccctattctaaagttCTCGATGTAAAAAAAGAATCACTTTCGCTGCTGCTTGTGCTTGCTTGAATTTTCAGCAAATTGCATGTTATGGTCCGAATAGTTCAGTATGAGAATGTGCACTGTTACATGCCTGATTGGTCAAAATAAAAacatctcagtgcccttccactctatgaagtaggatgaccagcgaagctgtgtatgtggggcccttaatggcgaactgcacctccgccacgggtcggcccggaattgcaccatcttcgggatcggtccacatatggggaatgcttaatgccggcttcaccttcgccgcgagtcggcccggcatcgcgctatcttcgggattggcccgcgtacagggagtgcttaacgcctgcttcacctctgccgaggGTTGGcacggcatggcactatcttcgggatgggcccacgtatggggagtgcttaacgcctgcttcacctccgccatgggtcggcccggcattgcactatcttcggggtcagCCTGCGtacagggagtgcttaacgcctgcttcacctccgccaagggttggcccggcatggcactatcttcgggatcggcccaagtatggggagtgcttaacgcctgcttcacctctgccgggGGTCGAcgggcatggcactatcttcggggtcggcacacgtatggggagtgcttaacgcctgcttcacctccgccgagggtcggcctggcatggcaaTATCTTTgcgatcggcccaagtatggggagttttttgcttacaacacgaAAATTTTTTTGGAGGGTaaagtatacagcttcgctgtaaaaagtgcgAATGACTGTTGCAAAGAAACCCACAATCATTCGACATTGCAGTGCAGTTGACTTCTGTGCTGTTGTCAATAGTTGGATATTTGGTGCATGCTTTGGCCATACTTTTGTGTACATGTAGTGACAGCATGACAATAGTCGCAATACATACTGACCAGGGCAGAGATAATGCAGCGATTTCATTCCGATACTTCTCTTTATGCACTTTGTCAGTGGTCTGAAAGGCGATCCACTCCCATTATCAGCATAACTGGCCAGatgtgaacggtggatgataataAATATATAGAATCCTTATACTAATTCTGGTCGAACGCAACCATTTGTATGCATAGCACTGCATCGGCAAACTTAGGCTATATTCTGAAACAATCGCTTTCGCAGATAATTTCACTTTCACAAGATTTGGCGACTAGTAATGAATGCGTCGTCGGGCTACTGCATTCCTGGCTTCTGGCACTGATAAAATGGTGGACGTTGTGCATAGTATGTTGTCACTTGTAGGTGCCACTGCATCTGGGCTTTAGTCACAAGAAATTATTTCAAAATATGATGGATTACGATGTCTTTTTTGTGGCCACTCATCAAATAAAACTTATTTTTTGGTGAATCCATATTTAAGAGTCTGGAGTATTCAGACCCTATCGAGTCTAAGTTATCAGTCCGCGATTGTATGTTAGCATAGTGGCAAACTTCTCACGACAGTTTGCTGCCTGTGACTACGTTGGTCAGCAGCGAATGTTCATCATGGCTGCACAGTCATGTCTGTTAGGCCTAACCAGCACTGCTTCGCCAGATGGCAGTCGAGTTAGCTTTGCACCTAGTCAACACATATTTATTCGGAATACCCATACGGCTCTCATAAAGCTGAAAAACCACCCTGCCAATGAAAGTAAGAAAGTTGGAAACAACCTGAAAAATTCAAGGGCACTTAAGTATTCCTAAAtagatgaatgcgaaagcattgtgacATCTTTTTGATTATGCCTCAACCTCGTTCGTGTACTTGCGTGGTTGTCCAAATAAGCCGGGCACAGCTAGCGACTGAGAAGTCGAAGTGAAAAGTTTGTCCATCGGAGCGCACAACAGAAGTCATTGAAATCACTTGCACCGACTGGCAGCACCATGACACAGGGCGCTATATATAGACTAGCCACacagttgctgcttcctggcaactgcagcttatgcagccgtaatttttaccgggaaacgcttgcagcGAACAGAATGCGCAATGGCCAGCTTACtggttatttttctttctgtcccCCGCAATGACGCTGCCATGGATGAGCGGAGGTATGCACCACCTGGTGGTGCTCCAAGGAACCCAGCAGCCCAAGCGGCTCGTACCTCCCTTTGATTGGCTGTGACCACGACTTTTTGCAGCATCTCCAGCCATGCCGCCAGATTTTCCACTTCATGAGCCATATAAATGCTAACTTCCTTTGCAGCTGCCACATCTCTGACATCGTGCGTGCAAATCATGTCTCATTCGTTGTTATACATTCGTTCTATAAAAAACATTGAAGGATCGTGGGGATGTTCTAATAATCAAGCAAGTCCAAAAATTTGGTTGTTGACTGTAATGAAATTCATCTTTAGATTGTCTTGGCTTTGAGCCATGTAAATGGCAATGCACTTTGCTCACCAAAATTGAGGCTGTCGATAGTTCATGTTTTGATAtctatatttgtttgtttgaaacaCTTAAAAATTCTGAATACCGAAATTCGAGTAAAAGCAATTACGAAATAAaataatacagtcgaacctcattataacaaaTCTGAAGAAAGAGCGAAAATTACTTCTTTGCTTCCATCAATGCACTTTTCTATAGTATATGCTCAATGGTGTGCACAACTTTAAACATGCAAAAAGACAGCTTTGCAGCCTTCTGAACCACTATGCGGCCACGTATGAGATTAAATTTTAATAAAACTATGGCAAAAGAATATTCAGCCTGTGCAACGACTTCTTAGTGCCTGACGCAATGGCCTTTACAATAGTGGCCTTCTGTTCTTATGTGATGGTCTTTCGCTTCTGCTTTCCACCTGGCTTGTTCATATAGGCTGTGTTCCAGTACTCGCTGTACTTtgtgtgcttttctcaactttttcttgtcGCCGTTAGGTGGCGTCGCATTGCAGTAGCATCTTCCATACGTCTTCCAGACAGTTCGAAATATGTTCCGTTACATGACCTCAAAGCTGTCTCCTTAACTGTTTACGTAGACTGTCTTCGATGCTTTACAGCACATAAGCTGGGTGAGTCATTGCGACGGGCTGAAAAAACAAGTGCTGTTTCATTCCAATATCAAAAGTTTGTGAAGTTTCACATGTGCAGTGTCGGCTCGTTGTGTGTCAAGTGTCACGTAACATGTTCGCAATATTGAAGTTTTCCGCAGCTCAGAATCGGAACACCCCCGTTGTCTTGAAATCAGCAAAACAGCAGTGGACACTGCCAAGGGGGGTACCACCTGTGAGGGAGATAGCAAATTTCTCTTTCAATTGCAGTCATGCTTGCATTTGGCTTGTCTGTTTTCAGcgattgccctggccattgctcGTGATGGCAGCAGTGGAGGTGTCGTACGGCTAGGAGTGATCACCAAGGACGGAGTGGAGCGCATGGTTCTCACAGGAGAGGAGATTCCGCAGTTTTACCAGGGATGAGCTACCCCTTTTCTTTGTATCTGCTGCTCTCGTGGAGTTCAATAAACCTGTTGTGCTGGCCATTGTCTAACTCCTGAGCGAGCATTCTCGCAGGCTTAAAATTGCTGCTTCAGAGTCACTCCTCGTCTTCACACCTACACTCACGAATAGCCTGGCCATTGAATAAGAGTAATCccaaaataaagatttcttttTCCCAGACAATTTGCATGACCAGAGGCTTTGTGTATGTGCAGACTTCACTTCTGTATTATTGTGTTAGGTAACGTGCAAATCCTATGGACAGCTGTCAATGTCCTGTGGTGTGCTTTACAACTACCGTACAGACTCGTGTAAGGTCCACACTTCCTTTTCACAATTTTGACAAGGAGCGGCCCTTACACGGAACCGAACCTTTTAGTCAGAATGGTGTCGGCGCAGCAGGTGACTTGTGCACAACCCGGATCCAGTGCATCAGAGGTCAACGCGGAGCTAGTAGTGGCATGCGGAAGTACGCAGCATGAAAAAATTTACCAACTTGTGCGTGGCATCGGGGCACTGAATGCGATTGCTTCTCCTGGAAATTTTTTTCTCTCCAAATTTTGGGCTGACAAGTTAGGGGTGTGTCCCTTACATGAGTCTATACAGAACACAAATCCT
Proteins encoded in this window:
- the Prosbeta1 gene encoding proteasome subunit beta type-6, whose product is MAFPNVLGHSSFPQIGTDMNLFAPPDLSDVVPDWMRSEHSTGTTVIAVEFDGGVVIGADSRTSTGAYVANRVSDKLTRVTDRIYCCRSGSAADTQAIADIVTYHLSFYEMETGQPAKVETAANIFRELCYNYRDQLVAGIICAGWDRQNGGQVYMVPLGGMLLRQPVAMGGSGSTYVYGYVDANYKPGMTKEECVKFVTNTIALAIARDGSSGGVVRLGVITKDGVERMVLTGEEIPQFYQG